One Acidimicrobiia bacterium DNA window includes the following coding sequences:
- the clpB gene encoding ATP-dependent chaperone ClpB, producing MVIEPNRWTTKTQEAFSAAMESARRNSNPEVTPDHLLAALLRQEDGIVLPMMKRLEVDPARLLQKADDAVAGLPNAYGSESRLSRDLNGVVDGADAARSELGDEYLSTEHLLLALGDRLDIDRERLLAAMQAVRGSHRVTSQDPEGQYQALEKYGIDLTEAARQGKIDPVIGRDEEIRRVIQVLARRTKNNPVLIGEPGVGKTAIVEGLARRIVEGDVPERLKHKRLISLDLGSMVAGAKYRGEFEERLKAVLKEITDAKGEVVTFIDELHTVVGAGAAEGSMDASNMLKPLLARGQLRLIGATTMDEYRQHIEKDAALERRFQQVLVGQPSVDDTIAILRGLKERYEVHHGVRIQDAALVAAAVLSDRYLTGRFLPDKAIDLVDESASKLRIEIDSLPTEIDAAERRVRQLEIEQVALAKETDAASRDRLETLEAELADLIEHRDVMLASWTNEKDAINLIQTLKEELEGLRSELDRQSDLEKAAELRYGRIPELERQMGEASMALTELQGSGPMLKEEVDAQDVAEIVAKWTGVPVSRLMEGEIAKLVRMEAVLHERVIGQDEAVTAVASAIRRSRAGLSDPHRPIGSFLFLGPSGVGKTELARTLARFMFDDERAMVRLDMSEYMEKHSVSRLVGAPPGYVGFGEGGQLTEAVRRRPYSVVLLDEIEKAHPDVFNILLQVLDDGRLTDGQGRTVDFTNVVLVMTSNLTTDPIQHFRPEFVNRIDEIVHFRSLTEADLAPILEIQLEHLRARLADRRITLEVTDAGRAMLVEAAYDPAFGARPLKRVIQKQVADRLANALLDGTLRDGAKVVVDAGPDGLTLDPEPV from the coding sequence GTGGTGATCGAACCGAACCGTTGGACCACCAAAACCCAGGAAGCGTTTTCGGCTGCCATGGAGTCGGCCCGTCGGAATAGCAACCCCGAGGTGACCCCCGACCACCTCCTCGCGGCGCTACTTCGGCAGGAGGACGGCATTGTCCTGCCCATGATGAAGCGGCTCGAAGTGGATCCCGCCCGCCTCTTACAGAAGGCCGACGACGCGGTGGCCGGCCTGCCCAATGCCTACGGGAGTGAGTCTCGGCTGTCACGGGATCTCAACGGGGTAGTCGATGGTGCCGACGCCGCCCGCAGTGAGTTGGGTGATGAGTATCTCTCTACCGAACACTTGCTGCTCGCCCTCGGCGACCGTCTGGACATCGATCGCGAGCGGTTGCTGGCGGCCATGCAAGCGGTGAGGGGTAGCCACCGAGTGACCTCACAGGATCCCGAGGGGCAATACCAGGCCCTCGAGAAATACGGTATCGACCTGACCGAGGCCGCCCGCCAGGGCAAGATCGACCCCGTCATCGGGCGCGATGAAGAGATCCGTCGGGTGATCCAGGTGCTGGCGCGCCGGACCAAGAACAACCCGGTGCTCATCGGGGAGCCGGGCGTGGGGAAGACCGCCATCGTGGAAGGTCTGGCCCGCCGGATCGTGGAGGGCGACGTCCCCGAGCGCCTCAAACATAAGCGGCTGATCAGCCTGGATCTGGGTTCGATGGTGGCCGGCGCCAAATATCGCGGCGAGTTTGAAGAGCGGCTCAAAGCCGTGCTGAAAGAGATCACCGATGCCAAAGGCGAGGTGGTCACCTTCATCGACGAACTACATACCGTGGTGGGGGCCGGAGCCGCCGAGGGGTCGATGGATGCCAGCAACATGCTCAAGCCGCTACTGGCTCGCGGGCAACTGCGGCTCATCGGGGCCACGACTATGGACGAGTATCGCCAGCACATCGAAAAAGATGCGGCATTGGAACGGCGATTCCAACAGGTGTTGGTGGGGCAACCGAGTGTGGACGACACCATCGCCATCCTGCGGGGCCTGAAGGAGCGTTACGAGGTGCATCACGGGGTGCGCATTCAAGATGCCGCCCTGGTGGCTGCCGCGGTGCTTTCGGATCGTTACCTAACCGGCCGGTTCCTGCCGGATAAAGCGATCGACCTGGTTGACGAGTCGGCGTCGAAACTTCGGATCGAGATCGATTCGCTACCCACCGAGATCGATGCGGCCGAACGACGAGTGCGCCAACTGGAGATTGAGCAAGTGGCCTTGGCCAAAGAGACCGATGCGGCGAGCCGGGACCGGCTGGAGACCCTCGAGGCTGAACTAGCCGATCTGATCGAGCATCGCGATGTCATGTTGGCGAGTTGGACCAACGAGAAAGACGCGATCAACCTCATCCAGACCCTGAAGGAGGAACTGGAGGGGCTGCGATCCGAACTCGACCGCCAGAGCGACCTCGAGAAGGCGGCCGAGCTTCGCTACGGGCGGATTCCCGAGCTCGAACGACAGATGGGGGAAGCCAGCATGGCTCTGACGGAACTCCAAGGCAGCGGGCCGATGCTCAAAGAGGAGGTCGACGCGCAGGACGTGGCCGAGATCGTGGCCAAGTGGACCGGGGTGCCGGTCTCGCGCCTGATGGAGGGCGAGATCGCCAAGCTCGTGCGTATGGAGGCGGTGCTGCACGAGCGTGTCATCGGGCAGGATGAAGCGGTGACAGCCGTGGCGAGCGCCATCCGGAGGTCACGGGCCGGTTTGTCCGATCCGCACCGCCCGATTGGTTCGTTCCTCTTCCTCGGTCCATCCGGCGTTGGTAAAACGGAGTTGGCCCGCACCCTCGCCCGCTTCATGTTCGACGACGAGCGGGCCATGGTGCGCCTCGACATGTCCGAGTACATGGAGAAGCACTCGGTGAGCCGTTTGGTGGGCGCTCCGCCGGGGTACGTCGGCTTCGGCGAAGGCGGTCAACTCACCGAGGCCGTCCGTCGACGGCCCTACTCGGTGGTGCTGCTGGACGAAATCGAGAAGGCCCACCCCGATGTCTTCAACATCTTGTTGCAGGTGCTTGATGACGGTCGTCTCACTGATGGCCAGGGCCGGACGGTGGACTTCACCAATGTCGTGCTCGTGATGACGTCGAACCTCACCACCGACCCCATCCAACACTTCCGGCCCGAGTTCGTGAACCGGATCGACGAGATCGTGCACTTCCGGTCGCTTACCGAAGCCGATCTGGCCCCCATCCTGGAGATCCAGCTGGAGCACCTTCGCGCTCGTCTCGCCGATCGGCGCATCACCCTTGAGGTCACCGACGCCGGACGGGCGATGCTCGTCGAGGCGGCCTACGACCCTGCCTTCGGTGCCCGGCCGCTCAAGCGGGTGATTCAGAAACAGGTAGCGGATCGCCTGGCCAACGCCCTCTTGGACGGAACCTTGCGCGACGGGGCGAAGGTGGTGGTCGACGCCGGGCCCGATGGGTTGACCCTCGACCCCGAGCCGGTCTGA
- a CDS encoding adenylosuccinate synthase, with amino-acid sequence MPATIIVGTQWGDEGKGRFADLFAKEMHLVVRYQGGHNAGHTLVVDGETFALQLIPSGVLYSHITPVIGNGVVVDPKVLLDEVSMLEARGVDCSKLKVSGNAHLILPYHQLIDRVTERHLGKNALGTTKRGIGPAYADKAARVGIRVQDLYDPKIFREKLTLVLKDKAPMLAKVYNQLSPTVDEIADVYLDDLAPRMEPYVADTVNLVHEALEAGQHVLFEGAQATFLDLDHGTYPFVTSSNPIAGGACPGAGVGPLHIDRVVGVAKAYVTRVGAGPFPTELLDDTGAAIVERGHEFGTNTGRQRRPGWFDAVMLRHAVRLNSLSELAITKLDVLDAFDEVKVCVAYEVDGKRIRHLPDNQSVLHRVTPVYETFPGWGGDLSGATEPGDLPARVHDYVAFLQDQVGVPIRLLGVGPGRDQYVHLRA; translated from the coding sequence GTGCCAGCAACGATCATCGTCGGAACCCAATGGGGAGACGAAGGCAAGGGGCGTTTTGCCGACCTCTTTGCCAAGGAGATGCACCTCGTGGTGCGGTACCAGGGTGGCCACAACGCCGGCCACACACTGGTGGTCGACGGCGAAACATTCGCGCTCCAACTGATCCCGAGTGGCGTGCTCTACAGCCACATCACCCCGGTGATCGGCAACGGCGTAGTGGTAGATCCCAAGGTGCTCCTAGACGAGGTGTCGATGTTGGAGGCGCGAGGGGTGGATTGCTCCAAACTGAAGGTGTCGGGGAACGCCCATCTCATTCTTCCGTACCACCAGTTGATCGATCGGGTGACCGAGCGACATCTGGGCAAGAACGCGCTGGGCACCACCAAGCGGGGTATTGGGCCGGCCTACGCCGACAAGGCGGCTCGGGTGGGTATTCGGGTGCAGGACCTCTACGACCCAAAGATCTTCCGGGAGAAACTCACCCTGGTGCTCAAGGACAAGGCCCCGATGCTGGCCAAGGTCTACAACCAACTCTCCCCCACGGTGGACGAGATCGCCGACGTCTATCTCGACGATCTGGCCCCTCGGATGGAGCCCTACGTTGCCGACACCGTGAACCTCGTGCACGAGGCCCTCGAAGCGGGCCAACACGTGCTGTTCGAAGGGGCCCAGGCCACCTTCTTGGATCTTGATCACGGCACGTATCCCTTCGTCACGTCGTCTAATCCCATCGCCGGCGGGGCCTGCCCCGGAGCGGGGGTGGGTCCGCTCCATATCGATCGGGTGGTCGGGGTGGCCAAGGCGTATGTCACCCGGGTGGGAGCCGGGCCGTTCCCAACCGAACTGCTCGACGACACCGGCGCCGCCATCGTGGAGCGCGGCCACGAGTTCGGTACTAACACCGGACGCCAACGGCGACCCGGCTGGTTCGATGCGGTGATGCTCCGCCACGCGGTGCGGCTCAACTCGCTATCCGAGTTGGCCATCACCAAACTCGACGTGCTCGATGCCTTTGATGAGGTGAAGGTCTGCGTGGCCTACGAGGTGGACGGGAAGCGCATCCGTCATCTGCCCGACAATCAATCCGTGCTCCACCGGGTCACCCCCGTTTACGAAACCTTCCCCGGATGGGGTGGCGATCTGAGCGGCGCCACCGAGCCCGGTGACCTTCCCGCGCGGGTGCATGACTATGTGGCCTTCCTGCAGGATCAGGTCGGGGTGCCTATCCGTCTCCTCGGTGTGGGTCCTGGGCGCGATCAGTACGTTCACCTACGCGCGTGA